CGCACCAGGCTTTCCATCGCCCGGGCGACGACGTCGCGGGTGGCCGGCGGCGTCTTGCGGACGCGGGCGCACAGGGCATCGATGCGGCCTTCCAGCGTGGAAAGGTCGATGGTCCGGCCATCGGCCATCAGCCGGCGGGCGGTGGCGATGACCGAGGCCACCTTGTCCATCTCGAGGGCGAGATCGGCGGGAAGCGTCTGGGGGGTATCGTTCATCGGGCCGCCTCCTCGGGCGGGGACTGGGGGTCGAGAATGGGGCTGGCGACGCCGTTGGCCCGATACACGTAGGCCAGGATTTCGGCGACCGCGGCCATCGCCTCGAGGGGGATTTCGGCATCGACGTCGACGGCGCTCAAGACCTCGACCAGGTCGGCGTCCTCGCGCACCTTGACGTGGTTGGCGAAGGCGACCTGCAGGATCTGCTCGGCGACGGCGCCGCGACCGCTGGCGACGACGCGCGGACGGGCTTCGCGTTGGGGCTCGTGGGCCAGCGCCACCGCCTTCTGCACCTTGTTCTTGCCGCCTGCGAAACCGCCGTCCGACTCGGTCACCGCCTGATCCATCCGCTCGAGTTGCGCGTCAAACCGGCGGCCAGTGTGCCCTCGCCATGCTTAACATTTGTTTAAGTCGGCGTTTGGCCTGAAAATCATTCCATATCAATATGTTGACGTGAGACCGGGGGCCGGGAGGGGCCCCCCTGGTTGGGGTCCGCCTGCTTTTACGCTTTCTTAAGGGCGCCTCCCGATACTGGCCTCGAAACAGGGCCGGCGGGGCTGCCGGCAAACGATGGGTTGGGTGCTCATGGATCTCGACAAGCTCTCATTTTTCGCGATGGCGAAGAAGCGCCTGGCATGGCTGACCCAGCGCCAGGAGGTGCTGGCCCAGAACGTCGCCAATGCCGACACCCCCGGCTATCGCTCCAGCGACTTGAAGCCGTTCGCCTTCGAGGAACTGGTGCGGCGCGAGAACATGCAGATCAACATGGACGTTACCCAGGCCAACCATGCCGAGGGGCGGCGCAAGCGCCTGCGCGATTTTGCGGAGAAGACCGAGCGCAAGCCGTTCGAAACGGCGCCGGCCGGCAACGCGGTGATCCTCGAGGAACAGATGTCCAAGCTCAACGACAGCTTCATCAGCCACAAGCTGACGACCGAGCTTTACGTCAAGCACCTCAAGATGATCCGCGTGGCGATCGGCAAGGGTTGACGCGGAAGGAACGGGACATGGACGATCTTCTCAAGACCTTCAGGATTTCGGGCTCGGGCATGAAGGCCCAGGGCACCCGCCTGCGGGTGATCTCGGAAAACCTCGCCAACGCCGATTCGCTGCCCCGCGCGCCGGGACAGCAGCCTTACCGCCGCAAGGTGGTGACCTTCAAGAACGAGTTGGACCGCAGGGCCGGCCTCAACATGGTGCAGGTCGACAAGATCAACACCGAGCAGGGCGAGTTCGAGAAGAGGTTCGATCCCCAGCATCCCGGAGCCGACACCGACGGCTACGTGCAGGTGCCCAACGTCAACAGCCTCATCGAAATGAGCGACATGCGCGAGGCGCAACGGTCCTACGAGGCCAACCTCAGCGTCATCAAGTCATCCAAGGCCATGCTGACCGCCACCATCGACATCCTCAAGTAGCGGCCGGGTCGGAAACAACGGGTTTGACGGAGTAAGGGACAGATGGTGACATCGATAGCAGGCATCAACAGCGCCGCGGCGGCCTATGCCACCGCCGCCAAGCGGGTCGGCTCGGGCCTGGAGGCGCGCGACGTCGCCGGCAAGGCGGGCGG
The window above is part of the Shumkonia mesophila genome. Proteins encoded here:
- the flgC gene encoding flagellar basal body rod protein FlgC; translation: MDDLLKTFRISGSGMKAQGTRLRVISENLANADSLPRAPGQQPYRRKVVTFKNELDRRAGLNMVQVDKINTEQGEFEKRFDPQHPGADTDGYVQVPNVNSLIEMSDMREAQRSYEANLSVIKSSKAMLTATIDILK
- a CDS encoding flagellar basal body protein codes for the protein MGWVLMDLDKLSFFAMAKKRLAWLTQRQEVLAQNVANADTPGYRSSDLKPFAFEELVRRENMQINMDVTQANHAEGRRKRLRDFAEKTERKPFETAPAGNAVILEEQMSKLNDSFISHKLTTELYVKHLKMIRVAIGKG
- a CDS encoding EscU/YscU/HrcU family type III secretion system export apparatus switch protein, with amino-acid sequence MDQAVTESDGGFAGGKNKVQKAVALAHEPQREARPRVVASGRGAVAEQILQVAFANHVKVREDADLVEVLSAVDVDAEIPLEAMAAVAEILAYVYRANGVASPILDPQSPPEEAAR